A single region of the Streptomyces sp. NBC_01381 genome encodes:
- a CDS encoding iron ABC transporter permease produces the protein MSPPTTSPTAGVAPSAKGGLKDRLATRAGLAVACVVLFGLLLVSVVVAIGMGSAAVSPGDTARLLWAALSGGEIDADEVTTYQIIWQIRTPRILLAALVGAGLSAVGVAIQALVRNALADPFVLGVSSGASVGAVAVTVTGGLAALGIYAVSVGAFIGALVASLLVYAASATRGGGLAPLRLVLTGVAMALGFQAVMSVIIYFAPDSEATSMVLYWTMGSFGAATWGALPVVAVAVLLGTAVLHRYSRALDVLALGDETATSLGVSPDRHRKGLLVLASLITGVMVAVSGAISFVGLVMPHLVRMVVGATHARVLAVAPLVGAVFMVWVDLVSRTLVAPRELPLGVITALVGVPVFIALMRRKGYVFGGR, from the coding sequence ATGTCACCGCCCACCACCTCCCCGACGGCGGGAGTCGCCCCGTCAGCCAAGGGCGGCCTGAAGGACCGCCTCGCCACCCGTGCGGGTCTCGCGGTGGCCTGTGTCGTGCTCTTTGGTCTCCTCCTGGTCTCCGTCGTCGTGGCCATCGGCATGGGGTCTGCCGCCGTCTCGCCGGGTGATACCGCCCGGCTGCTGTGGGCCGCGCTGAGCGGTGGCGAGATCGATGCCGACGAGGTGACGACGTATCAGATCATCTGGCAGATCCGCACACCGCGCATACTCCTGGCGGCACTTGTCGGCGCCGGGCTGAGCGCGGTCGGTGTTGCCATCCAGGCGCTGGTGCGCAACGCGCTCGCCGATCCGTTCGTGCTCGGCGTCTCGTCCGGGGCCTCGGTGGGCGCCGTCGCCGTGACCGTCACGGGCGGGCTCGCCGCGCTCGGCATCTACGCGGTGTCCGTGGGGGCGTTCATCGGCGCGTTGGTCGCCTCGCTTCTGGTGTACGCCGCGTCGGCCACCCGCGGGGGCGGGCTCGCCCCGCTGCGGCTCGTCCTGACCGGCGTCGCCATGGCGCTCGGTTTCCAGGCAGTGATGAGCGTGATCATCTACTTCGCGCCGGACAGCGAGGCGACCAGCATGGTCCTGTACTGGACGATGGGCAGCTTCGGCGCCGCCACCTGGGGCGCGCTCCCCGTCGTGGCCGTCGCCGTGCTGCTCGGCACGGCCGTGCTCCACCGGTACAGCCGGGCGCTCGACGTCCTGGCGCTCGGCGACGAGACCGCGACGAGCCTCGGCGTCAGCCCCGACCGGCACCGCAAGGGCCTGCTCGTCCTCGCCTCGCTGATCACCGGCGTGATGGTCGCGGTGAGCGGTGCGATCAGCTTCGTCGGCCTGGTCATGCCGCATCTCGTACGCATGGTGGTCGGCGCCACGCATGCGCGGGTCCTCGCCGTCGCCCCGCTGGTCGGGGCGGTGTTCATGGTCTGGGTCGATCTGGTGTCGCGGACGTTGGTGGCGCCGCGCGAGCTGCCGCTGGGCGTCATCACGGCACTGGTCGGCGTACCGGTGTTCATCGCGCTGATGCGGCGCAAGGGCTATGTCTTCGGGGGGCGTTGA
- a CDS encoding SAV_2336 N-terminal domain-related protein, which translates to MDRRDDSRRDDSLGTALRILKAAGQDLDAHEVLDVLWLAKRLADGPEGLPLARAVRQRPVNPAVSPAEPAAPAEDDGEVPEPGTPDDDLPDLTTPELHAASLPPLVPDRPVPLPADDEQPALPLRVPEDKALRQELLIGRALRPLKRKRPSRWRQELDEAATAAALAETRLPDVVMRPARERWLHLALVVDGGLSMLLWHRLAADLRTALQRLAAFRSIRVLGLDTRGSDAPVLHGRPFETGASTMSPTVLLDPTGQTLVLVVSDGLGGAWRRGTMHDVLLDWATSGPVAVLHTLPPTLWDGSGIQADRWQATTRRPGGANTSWEITDRVLPAGVADFSGVPIPVLEPAADSLRDWSLLLTSPGTTVELPLLARPQRHAPITPGREVRGIQHFRDAASPEAYRLAAHLAAVSPLSVPVMRLVQSAVPWRAPVAQLAEVFLGGLMHPFPAPVPGPLPAKHRIFDFTEESKTALLDAVPSSELLRTGRAIGRRLEQLAGRSPDFPVWLTHPEGADTVPAAFHAFTAVERRLLARFGVAMQPRTPAFEASDRPRAQPWSPLTPQDPQRLGRYQLLGRRSGTRTLVYLGRDADGGEAALRVARPELPVATEQLLITEAEALRRMHGRYAPELLATGLDGRPPWLAMRLIAAPGSTDRQPPRLDELLAYETPEGTAAFDILTSLLLAWHLASALSICHLNGLVPAGLSPDSVIVLERSVVLVGLSDCVVDGEYSGAGAAPTREDNIRSLGELLRLISSKRQASVPGLPDGMHLWQGTTWEPLRDMVKQCLDPDPRRRPTAVSVADQLARYVAIAQAMRGGDRKFSGQAPASPGRPAERPLLVARPGESGTPTASRIGRRSLRIDLGIGGARAAHERRLELVRRPLTYNRRITVVGAHPNCGRSTTTFMLGSLFVAVRGEPVLAMDGAPASGDLNDYLVRQGAATPRDLTRLPLDAGYADIRRLTSLAPTGLEILAHRAGYATRSPAYAEEYRRILTMTARHYPVTLTDWAAPTRDPALDVALDTADRLIICCTTSAYSVAAATELLARLREHGREDLAGRAVIVASRLGGIDKPVQDSEIEERFAADCAGTVLVPFDLHLSEHRAKELGRLRARTAEAFLDLASRVVADPQEAGA; encoded by the coding sequence GTGGACCGCCGGGACGACAGCCGCCGGGACGACAGCCTGGGCACCGCCCTGCGGATCCTCAAGGCGGCGGGGCAGGACCTCGACGCGCACGAGGTCCTCGATGTGCTGTGGCTGGCCAAGCGCCTGGCCGACGGTCCCGAAGGGCTGCCCCTTGCGCGGGCCGTCCGCCAAAGGCCGGTGAATCCGGCCGTGTCCCCCGCCGAGCCCGCCGCGCCCGCCGAGGACGACGGCGAGGTCCCCGAACCCGGCACGCCCGACGACGACTTGCCCGATCTCACCACTCCGGAGCTGCACGCCGCGTCCCTGCCGCCGCTCGTCCCCGACCGCCCGGTGCCGCTTCCGGCGGACGACGAGCAGCCCGCACTTCCGCTGCGCGTCCCTGAGGACAAGGCGCTCCGTCAGGAACTGCTCATCGGCCGCGCGCTGCGCCCGCTGAAGCGGAAACGGCCCAGCAGATGGCGTCAGGAACTGGACGAGGCGGCGACCGCTGCGGCGCTCGCCGAGACGAGGCTGCCCGATGTGGTCATGCGCCCGGCGCGCGAACGCTGGCTGCATCTGGCGCTCGTCGTCGACGGCGGCCTGTCGATGCTGCTGTGGCACCGGCTCGCCGCCGACCTGCGCACGGCGCTGCAACGCCTGGCCGCGTTCCGCTCCATCCGTGTCCTGGGTCTCGACACCCGTGGCTCCGACGCCCCGGTGCTGCACGGGCGGCCCTTCGAGACCGGTGCCTCCACCATGTCGCCGACCGTACTGCTCGACCCGACCGGGCAGACGCTGGTCCTGGTCGTCAGCGACGGCCTCGGCGGCGCCTGGCGGCGCGGCACCATGCACGACGTCCTCCTCGACTGGGCCACCAGCGGTCCCGTGGCGGTCCTGCACACCCTGCCGCCCACGCTCTGGGACGGTTCCGGGATCCAGGCCGACCGCTGGCAGGCCACCACCCGCAGACCGGGCGGCGCCAACACGTCGTGGGAGATCACCGACCGCGTACTGCCCGCGGGCGTCGCCGACTTCTCCGGCGTACCCATTCCCGTACTCGAACCGGCGGCGGATTCGCTGCGCGACTGGTCGCTGCTGCTCACCTCGCCGGGCACCACCGTCGAACTGCCGCTCCTCGCCCGGCCGCAGCGGCACGCACCGATCACTCCGGGGCGCGAGGTGCGCGGCATCCAGCACTTCCGTGACGCGGCTTCCCCGGAGGCGTACCGCCTTGCCGCGCATCTGGCCGCCGTCTCCCCGCTCTCCGTGCCGGTCATGCGGCTCGTGCAGTCCGCCGTCCCCTGGCGGGCCCCGGTCGCGCAGTTGGCGGAGGTCTTCCTCGGCGGCCTCATGCATCCGTTCCCGGCCCCCGTGCCCGGACCGCTGCCCGCCAAGCACCGCATCTTCGACTTCACCGAGGAGAGCAAGACGGCGCTGCTCGACGCGGTGCCCAGCTCCGAACTCCTGCGCACAGGGCGCGCGATCGGCCGCCGCCTGGAGCAACTCGCGGGCCGTTCACCCGACTTCCCCGTCTGGCTCACCCACCCGGAGGGGGCGGACACCGTGCCCGCCGCCTTCCATGCGTTCACCGCCGTCGAGCGCAGGCTCCTGGCCCGGTTCGGCGTGGCGATGCAGCCCCGCACCCCCGCCTTCGAGGCATCGGACAGGCCGCGCGCGCAGCCGTGGTCGCCCTTGACGCCGCAGGATCCGCAACGCCTGGGCCGCTACCAGTTGTTGGGCCGCCGCTCGGGCACCCGAACCCTCGTCTACCTCGGCCGGGACGCCGACGGCGGTGAGGCCGCGCTGCGGGTGGCCCGCCCCGAACTGCCCGTCGCCACCGAGCAGTTGCTGATCACCGAGGCCGAGGCGCTGCGCCGGATGCACGGACGGTACGCCCCTGAACTCCTCGCCACCGGTCTCGACGGCCGCCCGCCGTGGCTCGCCATGCGGCTGATCGCGGCGCCCGGAAGCACGGACCGGCAGCCGCCCCGGCTCGATGAACTCCTCGCGTACGAAACCCCGGAGGGCACCGCCGCGTTCGACATCCTCACCAGCCTGCTGCTCGCCTGGCATCTGGCAAGCGCGCTGAGCATCTGCCATCTCAACGGTCTTGTGCCGGCCGGTCTCTCTCCCGACTCGGTGATCGTCCTGGAGCGGTCCGTGGTGCTCGTCGGCCTGTCGGACTGCGTCGTGGACGGCGAGTACTCCGGTGCGGGGGCGGCGCCGACACGCGAGGACAACATCAGGTCGCTCGGCGAACTGCTGCGGTTGATCAGCAGCAAACGGCAGGCCTCCGTGCCCGGCCTGCCGGACGGCATGCACCTGTGGCAGGGCACCACCTGGGAGCCCCTGCGCGACATGGTCAAGCAGTGCCTGGACCCGGATCCGCGGCGCCGGCCGACCGCGGTTTCGGTCGCCGACCAGCTGGCCCGGTACGTGGCGATCGCCCAGGCCATGCGAGGCGGCGACCGGAAGTTCTCGGGGCAGGCTCCGGCTTCTCCCGGCCGACCGGCCGAGCGCCCGCTCCTGGTGGCCCGGCCGGGCGAGAGCGGCACCCCGACCGCGTCCCGCATCGGCCGCCGCAGTCTCCGCATCGACCTGGGCATCGGCGGCGCCCGCGCCGCGCACGAGCGCCGTCTCGAGCTGGTCCGGCGCCCGCTCACGTACAACAGACGCATCACCGTGGTCGGCGCCCACCCGAACTGCGGCCGGTCGACCACCACCTTCATGCTGGGCTCGCTCTTCGTGGCGGTGCGCGGGGAGCCGGTCCTCGCCATGGACGGCGCACCGGCCAGCGGTGACCTGAACGACTATCTGGTCCGGCAGGGCGCCGCGACCCCGCGCGACCTCACGAGGCTGCCGCTGGACGCCGGATACGCGGACATCCGCCGGCTGACCAGCCTCGCTCCCACGGGCCTGGAGATCCTCGCGCACCGTGCCGGCTACGCCACCCGCAGCCCGGCCTACGCGGAGGAGTACCGCCGCATCCTCACGATGACGGCCCGGCACTATCCCGTGACGCTGACGGACTGGGCGGCCCCCACCCGGGATCCGGCCCTCGACGTGGCCCTGGACACGGCCGACCGCCTGATCATCTGCTGCACGACATCGGCCTACTCCGTGGCCGCCGCCACCGAGCTCCTCGCCCGCCTGCGCGAGCACGGCCGGGAGGATCTTGCGGGCAGGGCCGTGATCGTCGCGTCCCGCCTCGGTGGCATCGACAAGCCCGTCCAGGACTCGGAGATCGAGGAGCGCTTCGCCGCCGACTGCGCCGGCACCGTACTCGTCCCGTTCGACCTGCACCTCTCCGAACACCGTGCGAAGGAACTCGGGCGCCTGAGGGCACGTACGGCAGAGGCGTTCCTGGATCTGGCGTCGCGAGTGGTCGCGGATCCGCAGGAGGCGGGGGCTTAG
- a CDS encoding MarR family winged helix-turn-helix transcriptional regulator: MTPPAGDPPRPATDASLPGVPDAELLRLDHQVCFSLHAASRAFGGVYRDALKDLGLTYPQYLVMLVLWEHGPQPVKAIGERLRLDSGTLSPLLKRLESAGLVRRERSAEDERSVTVRLTESGAELRERALPVPRRILASTGLALEEILALQGLLGRLTGALDEAH, translated from the coding sequence ATGACCCCGCCCGCCGGCGATCCGCCCCGCCCCGCCACCGACGCGTCCCTGCCCGGCGTCCCCGACGCCGAGCTGCTCCGCCTCGACCACCAGGTCTGCTTCTCGCTGCACGCCGCGTCGCGCGCCTTCGGCGGTGTCTACCGCGACGCCCTCAAGGACCTGGGCCTCACCTACCCCCAGTACCTGGTGATGCTGGTCCTCTGGGAGCACGGCCCGCAGCCCGTCAAGGCGATCGGCGAGCGGCTGCGGCTCGACTCGGGGACGCTCTCGCCGCTGCTCAAGCGGCTGGAGTCCGCGGGGCTCGTCCGGCGTGAGCGCAGTGCCGAGGACGAGCGGTCCGTGACGGTGCGGCTGACCGAGTCCGGCGCGGAGCTGCGCGAGCGCGCGCTGCCCGTGCCGCGGCGGATCCTCGCCTCCACCGGTCTGGCCCTGGAGGAGATCCTCGCTCTGCAGGGGCTGCTCGGCCGCCTCACCGGCGCTCTGGACGAGGCTCACTGA
- a CDS encoding ABC transporter substrate-binding protein, whose protein sequence is MRRTTRQRAALGSALAATLLLSACGAEVDADSDSKASGVSKKVTVKRCGEPVEYTTPKRAVAYEGGSADKLFSLGLTKHVHGYVMPPANPPVSESPWASEYAKVKMLSDDLLNKELVVEAKSDFVVAGWNSGFSDQRGITPAILDKLGIQSFMHTESCFNYPKYPEKVTPFKALYSDLERLGEIFKVEKKADEVVAGLKKRVSAVESKAPKGDRVPVFLYDSGTDQPFTAGSQVPPNDIIKSAGGRNIFDGLDERWTQVNWEAVTKAEPEVVIIFDYGDMPAKKKIEFLKKSPHTKELPAVKKNNFFVLDYNEGISGPRNIDGLEKFGKYLRELKG, encoded by the coding sequence ATGCGCAGAACCACCCGGCAGCGCGCCGCACTCGGATCCGCGCTGGCAGCCACCCTGCTGCTCAGCGCCTGCGGAGCCGAGGTCGATGCGGACTCGGACTCCAAGGCTTCGGGAGTGTCCAAGAAGGTCACCGTCAAGCGCTGCGGCGAGCCGGTGGAGTACACGACCCCGAAGCGCGCCGTGGCCTACGAGGGCGGCAGCGCGGACAAGTTGTTCAGCCTCGGCCTGACGAAGCACGTCCACGGTTACGTGATGCCTCCGGCCAACCCGCCGGTGAGCGAGTCCCCTTGGGCGTCGGAGTACGCCAAGGTGAAGATGCTCAGCGACGACCTCCTCAACAAGGAACTCGTCGTGGAGGCCAAGTCCGACTTCGTCGTGGCGGGCTGGAACTCGGGCTTCAGCGACCAGCGGGGCATCACGCCCGCGATCCTGGACAAGCTCGGCATCCAGAGCTTCATGCACACGGAGAGCTGCTTCAACTACCCCAAGTACCCGGAGAAAGTAACGCCGTTCAAGGCCCTGTACTCGGACCTGGAGCGCCTCGGCGAGATCTTCAAGGTCGAGAAGAAGGCGGACGAGGTCGTGGCCGGCCTCAAGAAGCGCGTGAGCGCGGTGGAGTCCAAGGCCCCGAAGGGTGACCGGGTCCCGGTCTTCCTCTACGACTCCGGCACCGACCAGCCCTTCACGGCCGGCAGCCAGGTCCCGCCGAACGACATCATCAAGAGCGCGGGCGGCAGGAACATCTTCGACGGCCTGGACGAGCGGTGGACCCAGGTGAACTGGGAGGCCGTCACCAAGGCCGAGCCCGAGGTCGTCATCATCTTCGACTACGGCGACATGCCCGCCAAGAAGAAGATCGAGTTCCTGAAGAAGTCCCCGCACACCAAGGAACTCCCGGCCGTGAAGAAGAACAACTTCTTCGTCCTCGACTACAACGAGGGCATCAGCGGGCCGCGCAACATCGACGGCCTGGAGAAGTTCGGAAAGTACCTGCGGGAACTGAAGGGCTGA
- a CDS encoding DUF364 domain-containing protein yields MSRPEPRTPRSVAELTEAVLSGAYGPDPEDLSVTSAFWLYNTTRLAGGDVTYHNHYLLLRVGTAFGACSFEAGELAPDFCENASGHTLGKLLRAESTPVRVAALDAYLAQVNPYRDDARAERVMLPTGTPEVRAKARDASIAGLLDITPGAKVALIGVVNPLVAAIRERGGVCLPCDLNLRTTQWGDEVTDDMTEVLKEADAVVATGMTLSNGTFDLILAHCREHEVPLVVYAQSGSAVARAFLPGGVTGLNAEPFTFSQFSADETPMYRYRESA; encoded by the coding sequence ATGTCACGCCCCGAGCCGCGCACCCCCCGCAGCGTCGCGGAACTCACCGAAGCCGTCCTGTCCGGCGCCTACGGACCCGACCCCGAGGACCTCTCCGTCACCAGCGCGTTCTGGCTGTACAACACCACCCGCCTCGCGGGCGGCGACGTCACGTACCACAACCACTATCTGCTGCTCCGGGTCGGCACGGCCTTCGGCGCCTGTTCCTTCGAGGCCGGTGAACTCGCCCCGGACTTCTGCGAGAACGCCTCGGGGCACACGCTCGGCAAGCTGCTGCGTGCCGAGTCCACGCCCGTCCGCGTCGCCGCGCTCGACGCCTATCTCGCACAGGTGAACCCGTACCGGGACGACGCCCGCGCCGAGCGCGTCATGCTGCCCACCGGCACCCCGGAGGTCCGGGCGAAGGCGCGGGACGCGTCCATCGCCGGGCTCCTCGACATCACGCCGGGCGCCAAGGTCGCCCTGATCGGCGTCGTCAATCCGCTGGTGGCGGCGATACGGGAACGGGGCGGCGTGTGCCTCCCCTGCGATCTGAATCTCCGTACGACCCAGTGGGGCGACGAGGTCACGGACGACATGACGGAGGTGCTCAAGGAGGCCGACGCCGTGGTCGCCACGGGCATGACGCTGAGCAACGGCACCTTCGACCTGATCCTCGCGCACTGCCGCGAGCACGAGGTGCCGCTGGTGGTGTACGCGCAGAGCGGCAGCGCCGTGGCCCGCGCGTTCCTGCCCGGCGGGGTCACCGGGCTCAACGCCGAGCCGTTCACGTTCTCCCAGTTCAGCGCCGACGAGACGCCGATGTACCGCTACCGGGAGTCGGCGTGA
- a CDS encoding ABC transporter ATP-binding protein, translating to MGLALDGLSVTIDGKRLVRDLSLDVAAGRIVGLVGPNGSGKSTALKCVYRALRPSSGVVRVGDDDLSRLPLRHSARIVAAMAQDSAVDLDFTVEEVVALGRAPHLRGNQALSGRELELCARTMDRLDLTRLARRGVLTLSGGERQRVLLARALVQEPQILVLDEPTNHLDVRHQIELLSLLRGSGLTVLVVLHDLNLAAAACDRIGVLSQGELVATGTPEEVLTTELIDEVFGVKATVVSHPLTGDPQLLYALTPTF from the coding sequence ATGGGACTCGCGCTCGACGGGCTTTCAGTGACGATCGACGGGAAGCGACTCGTCAGGGACCTCTCCCTGGACGTGGCCGCCGGCCGCATCGTGGGCCTGGTCGGCCCGAACGGCAGCGGCAAGTCCACGGCGCTCAAATGCGTCTACCGCGCCCTGCGCCCGAGCTCCGGCGTGGTCCGGGTCGGCGACGACGACCTCTCCCGCCTGCCCCTGCGGCACAGCGCACGGATCGTCGCCGCGATGGCCCAGGACAGCGCGGTGGACCTCGACTTCACGGTGGAGGAGGTCGTCGCCCTCGGCCGCGCACCCCATCTGCGCGGCAACCAGGCACTCAGCGGCCGCGAACTGGAGCTGTGCGCACGGACGATGGACCGCCTCGACCTCACCCGCCTGGCACGGCGCGGCGTACTCACCCTGTCGGGCGGCGAACGCCAACGCGTGCTCCTTGCAAGGGCGTTGGTCCAAGAGCCACAGATCCTGGTCCTCGACGAGCCGACCAACCACCTCGACGTACGCCACCAGATCGAGCTGCTCTCGCTCCTGCGCGGATCGGGCCTGACGGTCCTGGTCGTGCTGCACGACCTCAACCTCGCGGCGGCCGCGTGCGACCGCATCGGCGTGTTGTCCCAGGGCGAGTTGGTGGCCACGGGCACGCCGGAGGAAGTGCTCACCACGGAGCTGATCGACGAGGTCTTCGGCGTGAAGGCGACGGTCGTCAGCCACCCCCTGACGGGCGATCCGCAACTCCTGTACGCGCTCACGCCCACGTTCTGA
- a CDS encoding organic hydroperoxide resistance protein: MNALYTAVATANGREGRAVSTDGQIDLALAMPPALGGNGQGTNPEQLFAAGYAACFASAMGAVGREMKVDTKDVSVTAEVSIGKDDAGFGLAVVMRVELPEALAGETGQQLVEATHAYCPYSKATRGNIEVELVIE; this comes from the coding sequence ATGAACGCGCTGTACACCGCCGTCGCCACCGCGAACGGCCGCGAGGGCCGCGCCGTCAGCACCGACGGCCAGATCGACCTCGCGCTCGCGATGCCTCCGGCCCTCGGCGGCAACGGCCAGGGCACCAACCCCGAGCAGCTCTTCGCCGCCGGGTACGCGGCCTGCTTCGCCAGTGCGATGGGCGCGGTCGGCCGTGAGATGAAGGTCGACACCAAGGACGTCTCGGTGACCGCCGAGGTCTCCATCGGCAAGGACGACGCGGGCTTCGGCCTCGCGGTCGTGATGCGCGTGGAGCTGCCGGAGGCGCTGGCGGGCGAGACGGGTCAGCAGCTGGTCGAGGCGACGCACGCGTACTGCCCGTACTCCAAGGCGACCCGCGGCAACATCGAGGTCGAGCTCGTCATCGAGTAG
- a CDS encoding pyridoxal-phosphate dependent enzyme — translation MHDHIAEAVKKPDLISLRPDLVCLRFETMKIYSALGAVRHLLDSGAVKPGDTLIDSSSGIYAQALALACHRYGMKCHIVGSTTVDRTMRVQLEILGATLEQVQPSQNLRLDQELRVRRIAEILEANPTYHWMRQYHDSIHYYGYREVAGTIDAEVPDGPLALVGGVGSGASTGAIAGYLREAGRDVSLVGVQPFGSVTFGSEQVSDPDMIIAGIGSAIEFKNVRHDAYDRIHWVNFKSALSGAVSLLRNSGIFAGLSTGAAYLSTLWEQRRDDSRTYVFIAADTGHRYVESAYAKHADAQDIDTLKPHEITSLDELRHPWSTTSWRDLS, via the coding sequence TTGCACGACCACATAGCCGAGGCTGTGAAGAAACCCGATCTCATATCCCTGCGACCGGACTTGGTCTGTCTCCGGTTCGAGACGATGAAGATCTATTCGGCGCTCGGAGCGGTCCGGCACCTTCTTGATTCGGGCGCCGTGAAACCCGGCGACACCCTCATCGACAGCTCCAGCGGAATCTACGCACAGGCCCTGGCACTCGCCTGCCACCGCTATGGAATGAAGTGCCACATCGTCGGTTCCACGACCGTGGACCGCACGATGCGGGTACAGCTGGAAATACTCGGCGCCACCCTCGAACAGGTGCAGCCGTCCCAGAATCTCCGGCTCGACCAGGAACTGCGGGTGCGCCGCATCGCCGAAATCCTCGAGGCGAATCCGACGTACCACTGGATGCGGCAGTACCACGACAGCATCCATTACTACGGCTACCGCGAGGTCGCCGGGACCATCGACGCCGAGGTGCCCGACGGGCCGCTCGCCCTGGTGGGCGGCGTCGGCTCGGGGGCCTCGACCGGCGCCATCGCCGGCTATCTGCGCGAGGCGGGCCGCGACGTCTCACTCGTCGGCGTGCAGCCCTTCGGCAGTGTCACCTTCGGTTCGGAGCAGGTGTCCGACCCGGACATGATCATTGCCGGTATCGGCAGTGCCATCGAATTCAAGAACGTCCGGCACGACGCGTACGACCGCATTCACTGGGTGAACTTCAAGAGCGCCCTGTCCGGTGCCGTCTCGCTGCTCAGGAACAGCGGAATCTTCGCCGGCCTTTCCACCGGTGCCGCCTATCTGTCCACCCTCTGGGAACAGCGCCGCGACGACTCCCGTACGTACGTCTTCATCGCCGCGGACACCGGACACCGCTATGTCGAGAGCGCGTACGCGAAACATGCGGACGCCCAGGACATCGACACCCTGAAACCCCATGAGATCACCTCACTCGACGAGTTGAGGCACCCCTGGTCGACCACTTCCTGGCGCGATCTTTCCTGA
- a CDS encoding MFS transporter, producing the protein MSVDSKGSAVGSQDTGPDEALPGDLRMARTLWPVLVASAVGLLPFTVFSTYLVPMAEDADSSVATLGGLRGLGGLAALLVGTALAPLIDRVRKEWAAAGGLAALGLSAALGASGDFILLAVFCLLVGASTSVLNPALTAAAADRFGSGKAAGRAATLVTATQSMTAMLAAPVIALPAVFWGWQGDLFAVTGVSLLLAAVFFVRGRNKPVEERGDAQRLGYIASFKALGVIPGVVPLLLIALLRTAVFMGYLSYLAAYYDDRFELDPGLFAFVWTLSGASFFVSNLLTGRITNSAEPRIGTERLLAVGLVAALVSVVGFYFTHWLPLALAMTSVHAASHAVVAACVVSLLVRRCGTQRGAALSVNSAGMSLGVFVGAALGGLGLGLAGYPGIAVAFGVLVVVALVAAVLVLRAGAVEEGTAD; encoded by the coding sequence GTGAGTGTCGACTCCAAGGGCTCCGCGGTGGGCTCTCAGGACACCGGCCCGGACGAGGCGCTGCCCGGCGATCTGCGGATGGCCCGCACGCTGTGGCCCGTCCTGGTCGCGTCCGCGGTCGGACTGCTGCCGTTCACCGTCTTCAGTACGTATCTGGTGCCGATGGCGGAGGACGCCGACAGCAGCGTCGCCACCCTCGGCGGTCTGCGTGGACTCGGCGGTCTCGCCGCCCTGTTGGTGGGCACCGCGCTCGCGCCGCTGATCGACCGGGTGCGCAAGGAGTGGGCGGCCGCGGGCGGGCTCGCCGCGCTCGGCCTGTCGGCGGCGCTCGGCGCGAGCGGGGACTTCATCCTGCTCGCCGTGTTCTGCCTGCTCGTCGGCGCGAGTACGTCGGTGCTCAACCCGGCGCTTACGGCGGCCGCGGCCGACCGCTTCGGTTCCGGGAAGGCGGCGGGGCGCGCGGCGACGCTCGTCACGGCCACGCAGTCGATGACGGCCATGCTCGCGGCTCCCGTCATCGCGCTGCCGGCGGTGTTCTGGGGCTGGCAGGGCGACCTGTTCGCCGTGACGGGCGTGTCGCTGCTGCTTGCCGCGGTCTTCTTCGTACGCGGCAGGAACAAGCCGGTCGAGGAGCGGGGCGACGCCCAACGTCTGGGCTATATCGCCTCGTTCAAGGCGCTCGGGGTGATCCCCGGTGTGGTGCCGCTGCTGCTCATCGCCCTGCTCCGCACGGCCGTGTTCATGGGGTACCTCTCCTATCTGGCGGCCTACTACGACGACCGTTTCGAACTCGACCCCGGGCTCTTCGCGTTCGTCTGGACGCTCAGCGGCGCGTCGTTCTTCGTGAGCAACCTCCTCACGGGGCGGATCACGAACTCCGCCGAGCCGCGGATCGGCACCGAGCGGCTGCTCGCCGTCGGCCTGGTCGCCGCGCTCGTCTCGGTCGTGGGCTTCTACTTCACGCACTGGCTGCCGCTCGCGCTCGCCATGACGTCCGTGCATGCGGCCAGCCACGCGGTCGTGGCCGCGTGCGTGGTCAGCCTGCTCGTCCGGCGCTGCGGTACGCAGCGGGGCGCGGCGCTGAGCGTCAACTCCGCGGGCATGAGCCTGGGTGTGTTCGTGGGGGCTGCGCTGGGCGGGCTCGGCCTTGGGCTCGCGGGGTATCCGGGGATCGCCGTTGCCTTCGGCGTGCTGGTGGTTGTCGCGCTCGTCGCGGCGGTGCTCGTGCTGAGGGCTGGGGCGGTGGAGGAGGGGACCGCCGACTGA